Below is a genomic region from Pseudomonas berkeleyensis.
GCGCCAGCTCCATCGAGCCGTACAGCTTGATGATGTCGACCTGACGGCCCTGCTCGGCATAGTAGCGCTTGGCGACGTTGACGAACTTGGTGGCCACGCGCAGACGCCCTTTCGGCTCCGGCGCACCGACCTTGCCGGCAGTCATCAGCTTGCACTTGGCGATCTGCAGATCCAGCGGTTCGTAGATTCCCTGACCACCGTACTCCATCAGCACGTCCTTGCCGGCCACACCGAGGTCGGCCGCACCATGCTCGACATAGGTCGGCACATCGGTGGCGCGCACGATCAGCAGGCGAACGTCATCCTGCGTGGTGGGGATGATCAGCTTGCGGCTCTTGTCCGGATTTTCGGTCGGTTCGATACCGGCCGCCGCCAACAGCGGCAGGGTGTCATCGAGAATACGGCCTTTGGACAGGGCGATGGTTAGCATGAAACGGTTCCTTGAACGGAAGTGGCCGCTCCGACTCAGGAGCGGCCATACGGCGATGAGGGCTTAACCCGGAACGCGACGGATCTTGGCACCCAGCAATTGCAGTTTTTCCTCGATGCACTCGTAACCACGGTCGATGTGGTAGATGCGGTCGATCAGCGTATCGCCATCAGCCACCAGTGCAGCCAGCACCAGACTGGCGGAGGCTCGCAGATCGGTCGCCATGACCGGAGCGCCCTTGAGTTTCTCCACCCCGGTAACGATGGCAGTGTTGCCCTCGACCAGGATGTTGGCGCCCATGCGCAGCATCTCATAGACATGCATGAAACGGTTTTCGAAAACCGTTTCGATGATGGTACCAGTGCCTTCGGCAATGGCGTTCAGCGCGATGAACTGCGCCTGCATGTCGGTGGGGAATGCAGGATAAGGAGCGGTACGCAGGTTCACGGCCTTGGGGCGTTTGCCCTTCATGTCCAGCTCGATCCAGTCAGGGCCGGTGGTGATTTCAGCACCCGCTTCCTGAAGCTTGACCAGAACGGCTTCCAGCGTGCTCGGATCGACGTCCTTCAACTTGACCCGACCACCGGTGACGGCAGCGGCAACCAGATAGGTACCGGTCTCGATACGATCCGGCATGACGTTGAAGCGAGCACCGTGCAGACGCTCGACGCCATCGATGATGATGGTGTCGGTACCAGCGCCCTGAATCTTCGCACCCATGGCGATCAGGCAGTTGGCCAGGTCGACAACCTCGGGCTCACGCGCGGCGTTCTCCAGAACGGAGCGCCCCTTCGCCAGGGCCGCGGCCATCATGATGTTCTCGGTGCCGGTCACACTGACCACATCGAAGAAGAAGTGCGCGCCGCGCAGGCCGCCTTCCGGCGCCTTGGCCTTTATGTAGCCGCCTTCGACATCGATGATCGCGCCCATGGCTTCAAGGCCACGGATGTGCAGGTCGACCGGGCGCGAACCGATGGCGCAACCGCCAGGCAGCGCCACTTCGGCTTCACCGAAGCGAGCGACCATCGGGCCGAGCACCAGGATCGAAGCGCGCATGGTCTTGACCAGTTCGTAAGGCGCGACCAAGGTCTTGATCGCACGCGCATCGACTTCCACCGCCAGTTTCTCGTCGATAACCGGCTCGATGCCCATACGACCGAACAGCTCGATCATGGTGGTGATGTCGTGCAGGTGCGGCAGGTTGCAGATAGTGACAGGCGCATCGCCCAGCAGAGTCGCTGCAAGAATCGGCAGGGCAGAGTTTTTCGCCCCGGAAATGCGGATTTCGCCATCGAGGCGAGCGCCACCGGTAATGATCAGTTTATCCATAGGAATCTCGTTGCCCGCAGGCTCAGGAACGCGCGGCCCAGTCGGCCTGGCTGAAGAATTTCATGGTCACGGCGTGGATGCTGCCATCGGCGATCCAGGCATTGAGGTGGGCATAGATCTGTTGCTGACGCTTGACCGGGCTGAGAGCGGCCAGCTCGTCGCTGATCAGGTTGAGCTGGAAGTTGCAGCCTTCGCCTTCCACTTCGACCTGGGTATTCGGGAGTTTTTCCTCTAGGAGGCTTTTTACTTCTGCAGCCTGCATGCTCGACCTCGACTGACGCATTCGGGCACCTGAGCCCGCGGGTCGGCCATCATACAAAAAAGCCCCCCGCCTGCGAACCCCGCACATAGCGGCGCTGACGGAACGCCAGAAAAAATCGACGCCAGGGCAGACTCAGGAGCGAGGCGAACAGCCCACCTCGCCATGCCGGAGTCGCCCCCGCTAAGCCTCATTGGAACACCTGCGGCGGACTGCTGCGCGAGTACGCCCTACTCACCTCGGTCTTGCTACGATTCCAGCGGCAACACGTCCAGCAGGCCACTGACCTGAGCGATCTGGCGCATGTCCTTGGGCAGCGCACTGATCGACAGTTCACGCCCGGCCTTGCGCGCATCACGCGTGAACGCCAGCAGCAGCGCCAAACCAACGCTGCTGGACTTCTCCACAGCGCTACAGTCGAGCGCCAGGCGCGCCACAGGGCTGGTGGCAATCAGCCGCGCACCCTTTTCACGCAGCAACGGGCCGGTGCTGTAGTCCAGCACACCTGCGAGCTGCAATTGCCCAGGTGCACGCTCGGTGATGCTCGCCTGGCTCACGACTCGCCCCGAGCCTGACGTGCCCTGGCCACGGTATCGGCCCAGGTGTCGATGACCTTGTCCAGGTCGTTGCGGTTGCTCTGCATCGACTGGGCGAACTGGTCACGGAACAGCTTGCCGATGTTGATGCCGTTGATCACCACGTTACGCAGCTTCCAGGTGCCATCGAGCGACACCATGGTGTAGGACAGCGGATAGACGGCGCCCTTGCCGTCACGAATTTCCATGCCGACCGAAGTACGATCGCCCTCCGCCTTGCCACTGCCCGGCAGCACGCGAATGTCCTGGTTGTTGTACTCGAGCAGGGCGTTGCCGTAGAACTGCATCAGGCTGCGTTTGAAGTTCTCCTGGAAGCGGCTCATCTGCTCCGGCGATGCCTGGCGCGAATAGCGCACGGTCATCACACCACGGGAAATACCGTCGACATCGACCACCGGACCAAGAATGTCATTGAGCGACTGGTAGAAAGCGTTCGGATCGCTGCGGTAGCGATCCTTGTTGGCCTTGAGGTCAGCCAGCAGGGTGTCGGTGGTCTGCTGCACCACCTCATGCGCACTCGGTGCAGCCAGGGCCAGCAATGGCATGGCAGCCAGGAGCGCCAGCAGGGAATTACGCACGGTTTTGAACATGTCAGGAGCCCTCATCAATTGGCTTCATCTTTATTGACCGAATTGAGCAGGAATTTGCCAATCAGGTCTTCCAGCACCAGCGAGGACTGCGTGTCGTGGATAGTGCCGCCGTCCTTGAGCACCTCCTCGTCACCACCAACGCTGATGCCGATGTATTTTTCGCCGAGCAGACCTGCGGTCAGAATCGACGCAGTGGAATCGTCAGGCAGGTTATTGACGCTACCATCGAGCTCCAGGGTCACCCGCCCCATGTAACTGTCACGATCCAGATCGATGGCAGTAACCTTGCCAATAGTCACCCCGGCCATGGTCACCTTGGAGCGCACGGTCAGCCCGGCGATGTTGTCGAAATAGGCGTAGACCTTGTACGTGTCACCGGCGCTGCCGACGCTCAGGCCACTGACGCGCAGGGCCAGCAGCAGCAGGGCCAGCACTCCGGCCATGAGAAACAGGCCGACACCAATCTCCAGCGTGCGGTTTTGCATCAGAAATCTCCAAACATCAAAGCGGTCAGAATGAAATCCAGGCCGAGCACGGCCAGCGAGGCATACACCACGGTACGCGTGGTCGCACGACTGATACCCTCGGACGTGGGCTCGCAGTCATAGCCCTGGAACACGGCGATCCAGGTCACCACGAAAGCGAAGACGATGCTCTTGATCACGCCATTGAGCACATCGTCATAGAAGGAAACACTGTTCTGCATATTGGCCCAGAACGAGCCCTCGTAGACACCCAGCCAGTCCACCGCGACCATGGCACCGCCCCAGATGCCGACCACGCAGAAAATCATCGACAGCAGCGGCATCGAGATGAACCCCGCCCACAAGCGTGGCGCGACGATGTATTTGAGCGGGTCGACACCGATCATTTCCAGGCTCGAGAGTTGCTCGGTGGATTTCATGTTGCCGATCTCGGCAGTCAGCGCCGAGCCGGCACGTCCAGCGAACAGCAGCGCGGTGACGACCGGCCCCAGCTCACGCAACAGAGTCAGGGCGACCATCTGCCCGACCGCCTGCTCGGAACCGTAACTGACTAGGATGTTGTAACCCTGCAGCGCCAACACCATGCCGATGAAGATGCCGGAAACGACGATGATCGCCAGCGACATGACCCCGACGGCGAACAACTGCTTAATCAACAGTTGCAGCGGCTTGCCAGCGCGACTGCGCCCGAACAGCGCGCCCATCAGAAACAGCACCGAGCGCCCCAGCGTCGCCACCACATCGATACCCGCACGACCGAACAGACGCAGCCGTTCGAGCGGTGAAATTCTGCGCATCAACCTCTCCCCAACAGATCTTCGCGATAGTCCGGCGCTGGAAAATGGAAAGGCACCGGGCCATCCGGTATGCCTTTCATGAACTGGCGAATGCGCGGGTTATCCGACTCCATCAACTCGGCAGGCGTGCCTTGCCCCAACACCTGCGCATCACCGACGACATAGATGTAGTCGGCAATGCTGGCGGTTTCCGCCAGGTCATGGGACACCACCACGCTGGTGATACCCAACGCGTCGTTGAGCAGGCGAATCAGGCGCACCAGAACCCCCATGGCAATCGGATCCTGGCCGACGAACGGCTCGTCATAGAGCAGAATCTGCGGATCCAGGGCAATCGCTCGCGCCAATGCCACACGGCGCTTCATGCCGCCGGACAATTCATCGGGCATCAGTTCGATGGCGCCGCGCAAGCCCACCGCCTGCAGTTTGAGCAGGACAATGTCACGAATCATTTCTTCAGGCAGTTGAGTGTGTACGCGCAAGGGGAAGGCGACGTTCTCGAACACATCGAGATCGGTGAACAGCGCACCACTCTGGAACAACACCCCCATCTGCTTGCGCATGTCGAACAGGGCATCGCGCGACAATTGCGGCAGATTGACACCATTGACCAGGACGTTGCCCTGCGAAGGCCGCAATTCGGCAGCGATCAGGCGCAGCAAGGTGGTCTTACCGCAGCCGGAAGGCCCCATGATGCCGGTCACCTTGCCGCGTGGAATGCGGATGTCGACCTTGTCGAAGATCGCCCGCGTGCCACGCTGAAAGCTGACGCCCTGCAACTCGATCGCGTACTCGTGCTCGGCGCTCATCTGAACTCCTTGAAAATCAGGCCTTCCTGGCAGACGCCGCCTCCACAAGCGAGGACACGCAGCTGTCAGAGGGGCCGAAATGGCCGCGGACTATAGCATTTGCTGGAGATAGCGCCCAATAGCGGCCCACCGCAGCGTTCAGACTTGCGACAGCTTCGCCATTAGAGCGACTCAGCAAAGGTGAGCACTGCTGTCTTTTCTCGTTATAATCCCCGTCTTTTTTCGCCTAACAGCTCAGTTCAATGAACCAGACTCGCGACCTGATTGCCTCCGCCCAACGCACCATCCGCCTCGAAATCGAAGCGGTGCAGGAGCTTTTGCCCCGTATCAACGCGGACTTCGTCAAGGCATGCGAGTTGATCCTAAGCTGCAAGGGGCGCGTGGTCGTGGTCGGCATGGGTAAGTCGGGCCATATCGGCAACAAGATCGCCGCAACGCTGGCCAGCACCGGTACCACGGCCTTTTTCGTTCATCCCGCCGAGGCCAGTCACGGCGACATGGGCATGATCACCAAGGATGACATCGTCCTGGCCCTGTCCAACTCCGGCACGACTTCCGAAATCGTCACCCTGCTGCCGTTGATCAAGCGCCTGGGAATCCGCCTGATCAGCATGACCGGCAACCCCGAGTCGACATTGGCCAAGGCCGCCGAGGTCAACCTTGACGCTCGCGTCTCCGAGGAAGCCTGTCCGCTGAACCTGGCCCCGACATCCTCGACGACCGCCAGCCTGGTTCTCGGCGATGCCCTGGCCATTGCCCTGCTGGAAGCCCGCGGCTTCACCGCTGAAGACTTCGCCTTCTCTCACCCTGGCGGAGCGCTGGGCCGCCGCTTGCTGCTCAAGGTTGAGAACGTCATGCACAGCGGTGAAAGCCTGCCCCAGGTCAAACGCGGAACCAGCCTGCGGGACGCACTGCTGGAAATGACCCAGAAAGGCCTGGGCATGACCACCGTCATAGAAAACGACGGCCACCTGGCCGGAATATTCACCGACGGTGACCTGCGCCGCGCACTGGACAAGGGCATCGATGTACGCCATGCACAGATCGACGAAGTGATGACCCCGCATGGCAAGACCGTTCGCGCCGAAATGCTCGCTGCCGAGGCCTTGAAGATCATGGAAGACAACAAGATCAGCGCGCTGGTGGTGGTCGACGCCGACGATTACCCCGTCGGTGCCTTCAACCTCGGCGATCTGCTGCGTGCAGGAGTAATGTGATGAACGACCTTCTGCAACGCGCCCGCGCCGTCAAACTGGCGATCTTCGACGTCGATGGCGTACTCACCGATGGTCGCCTGTACTTTCTCGAAGACGGCAGCGAGTTCAAGACCTTCAACACCCTCGACGGCCATGGCATCAAGATGCTGATCGGCTCGGGCGTGCGCACCGCCATCATCAGCGGCCGCAAGACCCCCGTGGTCGAGCGCCGCGCCAACAACCTCGGCATCCAGCACCTGTTCCAGGGCCGCGAAGACAAGCTCGTCGTTCTCGACGGCCTACTTGCCGAACTCGGCCTAAGCTATGAGCAGGTGGCCTATCTCGGCGACGACCTGCCGGATCTTCCGGTGATCCGCCGAGTCGGATTGGGCATGGCCGTGGCCAGCGCAGACAGCTTCGTCCGTCAGCATGCCCATGGCGTGACCCAGGCGCGCGGCGGTGACGGTGCGGCACGGGAATTCTGCGAACTGATCATGCGTGCCCAGGGCACGCTGGATGCGGCACAAGCCGCCTACCTGTAGAGCACAGCATGCTGCGTAAAGCCCTCAATACCCTGATCTTCGTTCTGATCGCCGGCGCCGTGGCGGCGCTCGGCTACTGGAACATCGCGCCCGACAGCGCCCGACAGACTCAACAGGCCAGTGATGACGACGCCGTGGACTTCTACGTCCTCGGCGCGCACACCGTGCAGTTTCAGGATGACGGCAAGCTGCACTACCGCATGACCGCCGACAAGCTCGAGCACATCAAGAGCACCGACATTACTCTGATCGACACGCCCAAACTGGATCTGTACCGCGGCACCGAGCTGCCCTGGAAGGTCACCAGCCAGCGCGCCGAAGTTTCGCCTGGCGGCGTCGAAGTGGAACTGATCGACGACGTGCGCATCGCTCGCACCGACGCCAAGGGCCGCCCGACGATCATCACCAGCAGCCGCATGACCGTGATTCCTGACAAGGAATATGCGCAGACCGAGCAAGCCGTTAGAATCGAGGCCGCCAACGGGGTGACCACGGCACAAGGAATGAAAGCGTACTTGAATGACGGCCGGATGATCCTGCCGTCCAACGTAAGAGGCCAGCATGAGGTTCGTTAATACCCTCCCCCTGATTCTCAGCCTCGGCGCCGCATTGGGAAGCGCGGCTGCCTGGGCTCTGCCATCGGATCGCGACCAGCCGATCCGCATCCAGGCCGACAGCGCCGAACTGGATGACAAGCAAGGTGTAGCGGTCTATCGCGGCGACGTGATCATCACTCAGGGCACCCTGAAGATCACCGGCGATACCGTGACCATCACCCAGACCAACAGCGGTGACATCGATGTCTTCACCTCGGTGGGCAATCTCGCCTACTACGAGCAGAAGCCGGCCGTGGACAAGGACATCGTCAAGGCCTATGGCCGTACCATCCAGTACTTCGCCAGCAACGAGCGCATCGTGCTGATCGACCAGGCCAAGGTGATCCAGGAAGGCAATACCTTCGAAGGCGAGAAGATCGTCTACGATACCCGCCGCCAGATCGTCAACGCGGGTCGCGCCACCGGCACCAATGTCGCCACGCCACGCCCGCGTATCGACATGGTCATCCAACCGAAGAACAAACCCGCGGATCAGCAGCAGTAATGGCCATACTCAAAGCCCAACACCTGGCTAAAAGCTACAAAAGCCGCCAGGTCGTGCGTGACGTCAGCCTGAGCATCGAAAGCGGCCAGATCGTCGGACTGCTCGGCCCCAACGGCGCCGGCAAGACCACATGCTTCTACATGATCGTCGGCCTGGTGCGCGCCGATCAGGGCCGCGTGCTGATCGACGACCTCGACGTCAGCCATCAACCGATGCACGGCCGCGCTCGTGCCGGTATCGGTTATCTGCCTCAGGAAGCCTCGATCTTCCGCAAGCTCTCGGTGGCCGACAACATCATGGCCATTCTCGAGACGCGCAAGGATCTTGATCGCGCCGGCCGTCAGGCGGAGTTGGAAAGCCTGCTGCAGGAATTCCACATCCACCACATTGCCGATAGCCTCGGCATGAGCCTGTCCGGCGGTGAACGCCGCCGTGTGGAAATCGCCCGCGCCCTGGCGACCAATCCCAAGTTCATCCTGCTCGACGAACCCTTCGCAGGTGTCGACCCGATCTCCGTGGGCGACATCAAGCAGATCATCCATCACCTCAAGACCAAGGGCATCGGCATCCTGATCACCGATCACAATGTGCGCGAAACCCTGGATATCTGCGAAACGGCTTACATCGTCAACGACGGTCAACTGATCGCCGAAGGCGATGCCGAGACCATCCTCGCCAACCAGACGGTGAAAGAGGTTTACCTGGGGCACGAGTTCCGCCTGTAGGTCTGCGAGTATTTCACTACAGAAATATGGCAACCCCTAGGCAAAATCGACAACATCAGGCATATAATTTGCTTCCTGGCGGCGCTTCGGCGCCCTGATGTGGAAGGCGTAACTCGCCGGTAAATTAAGGTCTGCAATGAAACCATCGCTAGTCCTCAAGATGGGCCAGCAGCTGACGATGACCCCTCAGCTGCAACAGGCTATCCGCCTCCTCCAACTGTCCACCCTGGATCTGCAACAGGAAATCCAGGAGGCGCTGGAGTCCAACCCCATGCTCGAGCGCCAGGAAGAAGGCGACGACTTCGACAATAGCGACCCGATGGCCGACGGCGCCGAAAGCGCAACGCCCGCTACCCAGAGCAAGGAAGAGAGTTACCAGGAAACCGCTCCGACAGTGGACAACCTGGAAGAAGGCGATTGGGGCGAGCGTATTCCCAACGAGTTGCCGGTCGATACCGCCTGGGAAGACATTTACCAGACCAGCGCCAGCAGCCTGCCGAGCAATGACGACGATGAGTGGGATTTCACCACCCGCACCTCCAGCGGTGAAAGCCTGCAAAGCCACCTGCTCTGGCAACTCAACCTGGCGCCCATGTCGGACAAGGATCGGCTGATCGCTGCCACCCTGATCGACTGCATCAACAACGATGGCTACCTGGAGGAAACCCTCGAGGAAGTCACCGAATCCTTCGACCCCGAGCTGGATATCGAACTCGACGAAGTGGAAGTGGTGCTGCACCGCATCCAGCAGTTCGAGCCAGCGGGCATCGGTGCCCGCGACCTGCGTGAGTGCCTGCTGCTGCAACTGCGCCAGCTGCCTGCCAACACCCCGTGGCTGAACGAAACCCAGCGGGTGGTCAGCGACTACCTGGAAGTGCTCGGCAGCCGTGACTATGCCCAGTTGCTGCGGCGCATGAAGCTCAAGGAAGACGAGCTCAAGCAGGTCATCGACCTGATCCAGCGCCTCAACCCACGCCCGGGTTCGCAGATCGAATCCAGCGAACCGGAATACGTCGTGCCGGACGTCATCGTGCGCAAGCACAACGACCGCTGGCTGGTTGAGCTGAATCAGGAAGCCATGCCACGCCTGCGCGTCAACCCGCAGTATGCCGGCTTCGTCAAACGCGCCGACTCCAGCGCCGACAACACCTTCATGCGCAACCAGTTGCAGGAAGCACGCTGGTTCATCAAGAGCCTGCAGAGCCGCAACGAAACCCTGATGAAGGTCGCCACGCAGATCGTCGAGCACCAGCGCGGCTTCCTCGACTACGGCGACGAGGCGATGAAACCGCTGGTACTGCATGACATCGCCGAAGCGGTAGGCATGCACGAGTCGACCATTTCACGCGTTACCACGCAGAAATTCATGCATACCCCGCGTGGTATTTACGAGCTGAAATATTTCTTCTCCAGCCACGTCAGCACCTCCGAAGGCGGTGAATGCTCGTCCACCGCGATCCGCGCGATCATCAAAAAACTGGTTGCAGCAGAAAACGCGAAAAAGCCGTTGAGCGACAGCAAGATCGCTGGTTTACTGGAGGCACAAGGCATCCAAGTCGCCCGCAGGACGGTTGCCAAATACCGTGAATCCCTCGGTATAGCGCCCTCCAGCGAACGCAAGCGACTGATGTAGGCCAAGGAGGCGACCTGCCTCCAAGCCAACGTGTTCCGGTGGCGGATTCTCATGGAATCCGTCTCTTACACAAGGCAACAAGGAGAAAGCGGTATGCAAGTCAACATCAGTGGACATCAGCTGGATGTGACCGACGCCCTGCGTGACTATATCGGCGAGAAACTCGGCCGACTGGAACGTCACTTCGACAAGATCACCAATGTTCAGGTGACCATGGAGGTCGAAAAACTCAAGCAAAAGATCGAAGCCACCCTGCACATCGCTGGCGGCGAAGTCGTCGCCAACGCCGAGCACTCGGACATGTATGCAGCTATCGACCTGCTGGCCGATAAGCTCGACCGCCAACTCATCAAGCACAAGGAAAAGCAGCTCGACCGCCTGCAAGGCGCCACAGCCCGCTAACATCCATCCTTCATGATCCGACTTGAAAACATCCTGACCCCCGGCCGTTCCTTGGTGAACGCGCCGGGCGGCAGCAAAAAGCGCGTGCTCGAACAGATCGCCAACCTGATCGCGCGCGACCTGTCAGACCTGGATGCCCAGGATATCTTCGAAAGCCTGATTGCCCGCGAAAAGCTTGGCTCCACCGGCTTCGGCAACGGCATCGCCATTCCCCATTGTCGCCTGGAGGGATGCAGCGCACCGATCAGCGCGGTGCTGCACCTGGAAGCGGCCGTGGACTTCGACGCCATCGACGGCGCACCGGTCGACTTGCTGTTCGTCCTGCTGGTACCGCAGGCGGCAACCGACGCCCACCTCGAACTGCTACGCCAGATCGCCGGCATGCTCGAAAGCCAGCAGGTTCGTGAACGCCTGCGTCAGGCGGCGAACGGTGAAGAGCTCTACCGGCTGATAGTCGAGATTCAGAACGGTCAATGAGCATGCGCCTGATCATCGTCAGCGGTCGCTCCGGCTCGGGCAAGAGCACCGCCCTCGATGTGCTCGAGGACAATGGCTTTTACTGCATCGACAACCTGCCTGCCGGCCTGCTGCCGGATCTGGCCGAACGTTTTCTCCCGCACAGCGACATGCTGCTGCCGCAGGTAGCGGTCTCCATCGATGCCCGCAACCTGCTGAGCCAGTTGCGCCGCTTTCCCGAGCTGCTCGATGAAGTACGCAAACGC
It encodes:
- the hisG gene encoding ATP phosphoribosyltransferase, which gives rise to MLTIALSKGRILDDTLPLLAAAGIEPTENPDKSRKLIIPTTQDDVRLLIVRATDVPTYVEHGAADLGVAGKDVLMEYGGQGIYEPLDLQIAKCKLMTAGKVGAPEPKGRLRVATKFVNVAKRYYAEQGRQVDIIKLYGSMELAPLVGLADKIIDVVDTGNTLRANGLEPQEMIATISSRLIVNKASMKMQHARIQALIETLRGAVEARHSH
- the murA gene encoding UDP-N-acetylglucosamine 1-carboxyvinyltransferase codes for the protein MDKLIITGGARLDGEIRISGAKNSALPILAATLLGDAPVTICNLPHLHDITTMIELFGRMGIEPVIDEKLAVEVDARAIKTLVAPYELVKTMRASILVLGPMVARFGEAEVALPGGCAIGSRPVDLHIRGLEAMGAIIDVEGGYIKAKAPEGGLRGAHFFFDVVSVTGTENIMMAAALAKGRSVLENAAREPEVVDLANCLIAMGAKIQGAGTDTIIIDGVERLHGARFNVMPDRIETGTYLVAAAVTGGRVKLKDVDPSTLEAVLVKLQEAGAEITTGPDWIELDMKGKRPKAVNLRTAPYPAFPTDMQAQFIALNAIAEGTGTIIETVFENRFMHVYEMLRMGANILVEGNTAIVTGVEKLKGAPVMATDLRASASLVLAALVADGDTLIDRIYHIDRGYECIEEKLQLLGAKIRRVPG
- a CDS encoding BolA family protein, whose product is MQAAEVKSLLEEKLPNTQVEVEGEGCNFQLNLISDELAALSPVKRQQQIYAHLNAWIADGSIHAVTMKFFSQADWAARS
- a CDS encoding STAS domain-containing protein — encoded protein: MSQASITERAPGQLQLAGVLDYSTGPLLREKGARLIATSPVARLALDCSAVEKSSSVGLALLLAFTRDARKAGRELSISALPKDMRQIAQVSGLLDVLPLES
- a CDS encoding MlaC/ttg2D family ABC transporter substrate-binding protein yields the protein MFKTVRNSLLALLAAMPLLALAAPSAHEVVQQTTDTLLADLKANKDRYRSDPNAFYQSLNDILGPVVDVDGISRGVMTVRYSRQASPEQMSRFQENFKRSLMQFYGNALLEYNNQDIRVLPGSGKAEGDRTSVGMEIRDGKGAVYPLSYTMVSLDGTWKLRNVVINGINIGKLFRDQFAQSMQSNRNDLDKVIDTWADTVARARQARGES
- the mlaD gene encoding outer membrane lipid asymmetry maintenance protein MlaD produces the protein MQNRTLEIGVGLFLMAGVLALLLLALRVSGLSVGSAGDTYKVYAYFDNIAGLTVRSKVTMAGVTIGKVTAIDLDRDSYMGRVTLELDGSVNNLPDDSTASILTAGLLGEKYIGISVGGDEEVLKDGGTIHDTQSSLVLEDLIGKFLLNSVNKDEAN
- the mlaE gene encoding lipid asymmetry maintenance ABC transporter permease subunit MlaE gives rise to the protein MRRISPLERLRLFGRAGIDVVATLGRSVLFLMGALFGRSRAGKPLQLLIKQLFAVGVMSLAIIVVSGIFIGMVLALQGYNILVSYGSEQAVGQMVALTLLRELGPVVTALLFAGRAGSALTAEIGNMKSTEQLSSLEMIGVDPLKYIVAPRLWAGFISMPLLSMIFCVVGIWGGAMVAVDWLGVYEGSFWANMQNSVSFYDDVLNGVIKSIVFAFVVTWIAVFQGYDCEPTSEGISRATTRTVVYASLAVLGLDFILTALMFGDF
- a CDS encoding ATP-binding cassette domain-containing protein yields the protein MSAEHEYAIELQGVSFQRGTRAIFDKVDIRIPRGKVTGIMGPSGCGKTTLLRLIAAELRPSQGNVLVNGVNLPQLSRDALFDMRKQMGVLFQSGALFTDLDVFENVAFPLRVHTQLPEEMIRDIVLLKLQAVGLRGAIELMPDELSGGMKRRVALARAIALDPQILLYDEPFVGQDPIAMGVLVRLIRLLNDALGITSVVVSHDLAETASIADYIYVVGDAQVLGQGTPAELMESDNPRIRQFMKGIPDGPVPFHFPAPDYREDLLGRG
- a CDS encoding KpsF/GutQ family sugar-phosphate isomerase, yielding MNQTRDLIASAQRTIRLEIEAVQELLPRINADFVKACELILSCKGRVVVVGMGKSGHIGNKIAATLASTGTTAFFVHPAEASHGDMGMITKDDIVLALSNSGTTSEIVTLLPLIKRLGIRLISMTGNPESTLAKAAEVNLDARVSEEACPLNLAPTSSTTASLVLGDALAIALLEARGFTAEDFAFSHPGGALGRRLLLKVENVMHSGESLPQVKRGTSLRDALLEMTQKGLGMTTVIENDGHLAGIFTDGDLRRALDKGIDVRHAQIDEVMTPHGKTVRAEMLAAEALKIMEDNKISALVVVDADDYPVGAFNLGDLLRAGVM
- a CDS encoding KdsC family phosphatase → MNDLLQRARAVKLAIFDVDGVLTDGRLYFLEDGSEFKTFNTLDGHGIKMLIGSGVRTAIISGRKTPVVERRANNLGIQHLFQGREDKLVVLDGLLAELGLSYEQVAYLGDDLPDLPVIRRVGLGMAVASADSFVRQHAHGVTQARGGDGAAREFCELIMRAQGTLDAAQAAYL
- the lptC gene encoding LPS export ABC transporter periplasmic protein LptC; this encodes MLRKALNTLIFVLIAGAVAALGYWNIAPDSARQTQQASDDDAVDFYVLGAHTVQFQDDGKLHYRMTADKLEHIKSTDITLIDTPKLDLYRGTELPWKVTSQRAEVSPGGVEVELIDDVRIARTDAKGRPTIITSSRMTVIPDKEYAQTEQAVRIEAANGVTTAQGMKAYLNDGRMILPSNVRGQHEVR
- the lptA gene encoding lipopolysaccharide transport periplasmic protein LptA — protein: MRFVNTLPLILSLGAALGSAAAWALPSDRDQPIRIQADSAELDDKQGVAVYRGDVIITQGTLKITGDTVTITQTNSGDIDVFTSVGNLAYYEQKPAVDKDIVKAYGRTIQYFASNERIVLIDQAKVIQEGNTFEGEKIVYDTRRQIVNAGRATGTNVATPRPRIDMVIQPKNKPADQQQ
- the lptB gene encoding LPS export ABC transporter ATP-binding protein, which produces MAILKAQHLAKSYKSRQVVRDVSLSIESGQIVGLLGPNGAGKTTCFYMIVGLVRADQGRVLIDDLDVSHQPMHGRARAGIGYLPQEASIFRKLSVADNIMAILETRKDLDRAGRQAELESLLQEFHIHHIADSLGMSLSGGERRRVEIARALATNPKFILLDEPFAGVDPISVGDIKQIIHHLKTKGIGILITDHNVRETLDICETAYIVNDGQLIAEGDAETILANQTVKEVYLGHEFRL
- a CDS encoding RNA polymerase factor sigma-54, whose amino-acid sequence is MKPSLVLKMGQQLTMTPQLQQAIRLLQLSTLDLQQEIQEALESNPMLERQEEGDDFDNSDPMADGAESATPATQSKEESYQETAPTVDNLEEGDWGERIPNELPVDTAWEDIYQTSASSLPSNDDDEWDFTTRTSSGESLQSHLLWQLNLAPMSDKDRLIAATLIDCINNDGYLEETLEEVTESFDPELDIELDEVEVVLHRIQQFEPAGIGARDLRECLLLQLRQLPANTPWLNETQRVVSDYLEVLGSRDYAQLLRRMKLKEDELKQVIDLIQRLNPRPGSQIESSEPEYVVPDVIVRKHNDRWLVELNQEAMPRLRVNPQYAGFVKRADSSADNTFMRNQLQEARWFIKSLQSRNETLMKVATQIVEHQRGFLDYGDEAMKPLVLHDIAEAVGMHESTISRVTTQKFMHTPRGIYELKYFFSSHVSTSEGGECSSTAIRAIIKKLVAAENAKKPLSDSKIAGLLEAQGIQVARRTVAKYRESLGIAPSSERKRLM